Genomic segment of Candidatus Hydrogenedentota bacterium:
GCCTCCTCCTCTGCGGGGACGGCGTCTTTGTCTTCGGCTTCCGGGGCCGGTGGCGCGGGCGCGGGTTCTGCGGGAGGAGCGGGAGTCTCCTCCTGCGGCGGCGTCTCTTCGGCGGCCTCGGGAGGTGCGGGCGCTTCCGTCTCTTCGGGGGGCTCCACGGGAGGCGCCACTGCGTCTTCGGCCGGGGTTTCCGGAGTGGCGGGCGCTGGGTCTGTTGCTGCGGGGACGGATTCGGGAACCTCCGCCGGTGTCGGTTCTGACTGCGTCGCCGGGGCGGGGGCGGGGGCGGCCTCCTCCGGAGCTGGGGACTCCTGTTCTGGTGCCGCTTCCTGCGGGGTTTCGGCAGCCTCGGTCTCTGCCGGGGGAGCGGGAACGCCGGCCTCGGCATCTTCCGGCTTCGCCTCCGGTTCTGGAACCGGGACGGCTATTTTCAGTTCCTGGCCAATCTTGATGGTGGAATCTTTGAGGTTGTTAAGCTCCTGGATGGCCTTCATCTCCACCCCGTACTTGCGGGAGATGGCCGTGAGCGAGTCCCCCTTCTCCACTTTGTGGACAACTTCCTGGAGGGCGGGGGCGGGCGGGGCGGCCGGTTCCGGTTGGGGTTCCGGTTGGGGTTCCGGTTGGGGTTCCGGTTGGGGTTCCGGTTGGGGTTCCGC
This window contains:
- a CDS encoding LysM peptidoglycan-binding domain-containing protein, which encodes AEPQPEPQPEPQPEPQPEPQPEPAAPPAPALQEVVHKVEKGDSLTAISRKYGVEMKAIQELNNLKDSTIKIGQELKIAVPVPEPEAKPEDAEAGVPAPPAETEAAETPQEAAPEQESPAPEEAAPAPAPATQSEPTPAEVPESVPAATDPAPATPETPAEDAVAPPVEPPEETEAPAPPEAAEETPPQEETPAPPAEPAPAPPAPEAEDKDAVPAEEEAVAPAPEQKSIPEAVPAPEPAAEPEPEPTPEPAVTPEPEPTPEPEPTPEPAVTPEPEPTPAPETAPEPAPAPEPETPEPVQEKDAGEESADKPTEPAPTPEPAAEAAPAEPAAPQAAEGEYEMYTVQPGDNVYRLAIKCGMTQEAFMKLNNIPASNALKLGAKVKMPKKPE